Part of the Imperialibacter roseus genome, AAGTCGCTGCAGGGTCAGGGCTTCTTTTCATAAACCCGACCCATCTTTTCCGTTGGAAATCGTTATCAACCCAAAAATGTCGTTCGGCACAGGGCACCATTCCACCACCTATCTCATGATGGAGTTGCTTCTTGATAGCGACCTAAAGGGAAAGTCGGTGTTTGATTTTGGTACTGGCACCGGCATATTGGCCATTTTAGCGGCCAAACTCGGTGCTGCGCACATCGACGCCAGCGACATCGACGAATGGTGTATAGAAAACGGCATGGAAAACATCGCTATTAACGATTGCAGTAATATCAAAATCCAGCTAGGCACTGTAAAGGAAGTAAAAAAGAACCCTTCTTACGACCTGGCCATCGCCAATATCAATCGAAATGTGTTGCTGGAAGAAATGTCAGACTATGCCGCTGTGCTTCCGGAAGGCAGCAAGCTGTACCTAAGCGGCTTCTACGAAACTGACCTACCAGTAATTGAGGAAAAAGCCTCGTCACTTGGCCTCAGCAAGACCACCCATAGGGTGCGAGAGAAGTGGGTGGCTGCTGCTTTCGAAAAAAAGGCGGTTGAATAGATAGTAACAGGCCCTCATTTTTCGTTACCTTTGAA contains:
- the prmA gene encoding 50S ribosomal protein L11 methyltransferase, with product MDFIELQIKTSRDLADILIAELGEIGFDTFEETDEGFNAYILEGSFKEADVKEIIQKYSFLGIASYETVKIPKENWNQSWETNYHPIEIPSRCRVRASFHKPDPSFPLEIVINPKMSFGTGHHSTTYLMMELLLDSDLKGKSVFDFGTGTGILAILAAKLGAAHIDASDIDEWCIENGMENIAINDCSNIKIQLGTVKEVKKNPSYDLAIANINRNVLLEEMSDYAAVLPEGSKLYLSGFYETDLPVIEEKASSLGLSKTTHRVREKWVAAAFEKKAVE